From a single Tachypleus tridentatus isolate NWPU-2018 chromosome 6, ASM421037v1, whole genome shotgun sequence genomic region:
- the LOC143254474 gene encoding uncharacterized protein LOC143254474 — MFRVTAADHTVFSYRKGDFITKSIQNYQTEDEILNTRISKGRTKSIIDSIRPILFILRILAVQGPISNTSRFSRVVFLLWRYALLSLLHLYLVHQSALVLLHLEDFWDNTSKLLRILGAAVTADIHCFQQDNLTRFFFLLDHSVNCFTPRALENFCSSLKRWSYIFSLLAILFLFLLIGTLLFVMRSMSRTSYMREHYYGLSEDDVPLFFLEFLIIFDLIFTNVLVTGIMIFAAIFYATLSIAVIHTFRNFNCILLRNLSHTNIRVEALVIQNLRLLYQQCCSLVSSLDAVFCRTISVWYALVIICVCVECTSLFTDETNELLSPSPNYVYAALQIGYLLLVFFLTSLVASQVPEEAASSVDHIHALTAPYNVNNIEFHLQVQLFVSQMTTNNIGLTGWKFFVINRGVILTILGAIISYMVIVIQMNPVAMNALGG, encoded by the coding sequence ATGTTCAGGGTTACTGCTGCAGATCACACTGTGTTTTCTTACCGAAAAGGAGACTTCATTACAAAAAGCATCCAAAATTATCAAACGGAAGATGAAATACTTAATACTAGGATCTCCAAAGGTCGTACCAAATCCATTATAGACTCCATAAGGCCGATTCTTTTCATTCTTCGAATCCTCGCTGTTCAAGGGCCCATTTCTAACACCAGTCGTTTTTCTCGCGTTGTGTTCCTTTTGTGGCGATACGCTCTACTTAGCTTGCTACATCTATACCTCGTACACCAAAGTGCTCTGGTGTTATTACATCTTGAAGATTTCTGGGACAACACTAGCAAGTTGCTTCGTATTTTGGGAGCTGCTGTTACTGCTGACATCCATTGTTTTCAACAGGACAATCTGACACGTTTCTTCTTTCTGCTTGACCACTCAGTAAACTGTTTCACTCCACGCGCATTAGAAAACTTCTGCTCTTCACTGAAACGTTGGAGTTACATCTTCTCTTTGTTGGCAattctttttctctttcttttaatCGGCACCTTACTTTTCGTTATGAGGTCCATGTCTCGTACATCTTACATGAGAGAACATTACTATGGGCTTTCAGAAGACGATGTACCACTATTTTTTCTCGAGTTCTTGATTATATTTGACTTGATATTTACGAATGTTCTTGTGACAGGGATTATGATTTTCGCGGCTATTTTCTACGCTACGTTATCCATTGCCGTCATACATACATTTCGCAACTTCAACTGCATCTTGCTAAGGAACTTGTCGCACACAAACATTCGTGTCGAAGCTCTAGTTATCCAAAATCTTCGCTTGCTCTACCAACAGTGTTGCAGTTTGGTGTCTTCTTTAGATGCTGTGTTCTGCAGGACCATCTCAGTGTGGTACGCCCTCGTAATCATCTGCGTGTGCGTGGAGTGTACAAGTCTCTTCACAGACGAAACAAACGAGCTATTATCCCCTAGTCCTAACTATGTTTATGCTGCTCTTCAGATAGGATATCTGTTACTAGTATTTTTCTTGACGTCCTTGGTCGCATCCCAGGTTCCAGAAGAAGCTGCGAGCTCGGTGGACCATATCCATGCTCTCACTGCACCGTACAATGTCAACAACATCGAGTTTCATCTCCAGGTTCAGCTGTTTGTATCACAGATGACTACAAACAACATCGGGCTCACTGGCTGGAAGTTTTTTGTCATCAATCGAGgagtaattttaacaatattaggAGCAATAATCAGTTATATGGTAATAGTTATTCAGATGAATCCAGTGGCAATGAACGCTTTGGGCGGTTGA